TGACGAGGCGACGGCCAAAGGCATGGCCGAGGGTATCGCCGAAGGCCGGGTTGAGACCGCGCTGAACCTGCTTCAAATGGGGTTTGAACCTGATAAGATCGCCCAGGCGACCGAGATGCTCCTTGAGGAGATCAAAATGATAAAAGCCAGAATGTCGGACTGACGGGGTCGGGCCGAATACCGAAGGAGCTGAGCCCCCCAACAGAAAGGGCCTCCCGTTCGGGAGGCCCTTTCTGTTGGGCCTGTGGGGGTAACCCCGTGCGTATCCTACAGCCCCGCGAGGACGGCCATCAGCAGCCCACCGGCGAGGACCGAGCCTATCTGTCCTGAGACGTTGGCCCCGACGGCCTGCATCAGGATGAAGTTGTTTTTGTCCTCGGCCGTGGCCATCTTCTGGATCACCCGCGAGGACATGGGGAAGGCGGATATGCCCGCCGCGCCGATCATGGGATTGATCTTCCGGCGCAGGAAGAGGTTGAGGACCTTCGCCGTCACGACCCCCGCCGCGGTGTCCAACACGAAGGCCACCAGACCGAGTCCCATGATGCCCAAGGTCATCGGCCTCAGGAAATCCTCGCCCGTCATCTTGGTGGAGATGGCGAGCCCCAGGAGGATGGTCACAATATTCGCCAGCTCGTTCTGAGCCCCCTTCGCCAGACGGTCCACGACGCCGCTCTCGCGCAGCAGATTCCCGAACATCAAAAAGCCGATCAGGGCCGCCGACGCCGGGACGAGGAACCCCGAGATCAGGGTGACCAGGATGGGAAAGAGGACCTTCTTTCGTTTGGAGACCGGCTTTTCGTGGTACGGCATGGCGATGCGTCTCTCGGCCGCGGTGGTCAGCAGCCGGATCACCGGCGACTGAATGATGGGCACCAGCGCCATGTAGGAGTAGGCCGCGACGGAAATAGACCCCAGAAGCTGCGGCGCGAACCGGTTGGCGACGTAGATGGAGGTGGGGCCGTCCGCGGCTCCGATGATGCCGATGGACGCGGCCTCCCTGAGGTCGAAGAACCCCGTGGCGTAGGCCAGCCCCATGGTCAGGAAGATCCCGGCCTGGGCCATCAGGCCGAAGATCATCGTGACCGGCGTCTGGAAAAGGGGCGTGAAGTCGATCATGGCCCCAACGGCGATGAAGACCAGGAGCGGGAACAGCTCCGTCTGGATCCCCATCTCGAAGAGCCGGCTGATCGCCCCCACCTCGACGCCGTTCCCCACGACGTGCGTCAGGGCGGACGAGAGCGGGATGTTCACCAGCAGGGTGCCGAACCCCATGGGGAGCAGAAGAGAGGGCTCGTATTCCTTGACCGTGGCGAGATAGATCAATAGGAGCCCCACCCCGACCATCACGACCTGCTGCCAGGTCAGGGCGGAGAGTCCGTGAAAGAGTTCCATCGTGATTCCGAGAGCCTCCTAATAACCTAATAAGGTAGAGAATAACTTTACGATAAGCCCGGCATCCGAAAGGCTGCGCGGACCTGCGGCGCTCAATAGGCCAACTTGTAGATCTCCAGGACGTCGTTTGCATCGAGGGACTTCAGGACACCGAAATTGCCGCGGGCGGAGGCATTGGCGGCCAGCTGCGCGATGTCCGCCTCCTCGACGTTCAGCTCCCGAAGGGTGGTGGGGGCCCCTACGGAACGGAAAAAGTCCTCCAGCAGGTCGATCCCCTCGACCGCCCGCTCCTCCTCCGAACCGTCGAAGACGTCGAACACGGCCTCCGCGAGACGAGCAAAGGGCGTCGGATGCCGTTTGCAGAGGTAGCGGGCCCAGGCCGGCATCATCACGGACAGGGAGGCCCCGTGGGGGACGTCGAACAGGAGGCTGAGCGAATGCCCCAGCTTGTGGGAGGAGAAGTCTCCGCGGGTCGCGCGTCCGCAGGAGAGCGCGCCGTTGTGCGCCAGAGAACCGGCCCAGGCGTACTCCGCGCGCGCGTCGTAGTCCTCGGGCTCCTCCAGCAGGTCCGGGATCAGGCGGGTCATGCTCCGGAGCAGGGCATATCCCTGTTCGTCCACCAGCTCCACCCCCTCGTCGCCATCCAGAACGCGCTCCAGGACGTGAGCCATGATGTCGATGCCGCCATAGACGGTCTGGGTCTCGGGCAGGGAGAACTGGAAGGAAGGGTCGATGGCCGAGACGCGGGGGTAGAGCAAAGGGCTGCTCATGGAGGTCTTCGCCTCCTTCTCGGGGTTCGAGACGACCGCGATGCCGTTGACCTCGCTGGAGGTCGCCGAGGCCGTCAGCACTCCGAAGATCGGCAGGGCCCTCTCCACCTCCCTGCCCTCGAAGAAGTCCCAGGGATCCCCGTCGTAACAGGCGCCGGCGGCAATGGCCTTGGCGGAGTCGAAGACGCTGCCCCCGCCGACCGGCACGATCGCGCCCACCGGGGACGCCTTGATGCGCGCCACAGCCTCCCGGACCTTGTCGATCCTCGGATTCGGCCTCACGCCGCCCAGCTCGGGAAAGGCAATGCCCTTCTTCGTCAGGGCCTCGGCCACCTGAGCATAGACGCCGTTCTTGAAGATCGCCTTGCCCCCGTAGAGCATAAGAACGCTCTTGATCCCGGCGGCCTCCAGCTGGTCCGTAAGCTGGATGACCGCCCCCCGGCCGAAGAGCACGATCGTCGGGTTCCACCACGTAAAATTTTTCATCTCTCCGCGACCTCCCCGGGAGCGAGGTCCCGCTCCCGATCCGATTTGCCAGGCTCCGTCCCCCTGCCGTCGCAGCGGTCGAGCCCCAGTTTTTTATAGTATCGCAGCAACAGAAAAAATGCCAGGACCCCCCCGCCCATATCCAGAGCGGGGAAGCAGGCCCAAACCCCCTTCACTCCCCAGAACCTCGGCAGAATGAAGATTGCGGGGATCAGCATCAGGAATTGGCGCGATAGCGTGAGCAGGAGCGACAGCCTGGCCCGTCCCAGTCCCTGGAAGAAGCTGTTTGCGATCAGGGCGATTCCCGAGAACACGGACCCGGCATAGGCGATGCCCATCCCCTCGGAGGCCAGGGCCAGGAGGCCGGGATCCGCTGTGAAGAACAGCAGCATTTCGTGCACGAAGAGGCGAACCACCAGGACGCTCCCGACAAAATAGCCGGTCGCGAGGATCAAGGCCCATTTCAGGGCCTCCAGCACACGCCCCGGGAGCCGCGCCCCCCAGTTGTAGCCGAAGATGGCCTGGACGGCCTCCCCGACCCCAATGACCGGCAGAAACAACAGCGAGTCCCAGCCCAGAAACGCCCCGAGCGCCGAGACGGCGATGGGGCCGCCGTAGGTGTTCATGGAGCGGTTGAAGAGGATGAAGAACACCGAGAAGGAGACCTCGGTCAGGCAGGGTGGGAACCCCAGGGCGAGGATACGCTTTAGGATGTCGAAGCGCGGAACGCAGCAGGACGCACGGACACGCAGACACCCCCTGCGCCGCCAATAAAACGAGGAGACCCAGAGCACGCTCAGCATCTGGGAGAGGATGGTCCCCCACGCGGCCCCGGCGATGCCCCACCCCCATCCCCAGATGAAGAGGGCGTCCAGGATGGTATTGGAGACGGCCCCGACGATCTGCGTCCCCATGGCGAAGAGCGGCTGTCCCTCGGCCTGCACGCAGAAGTTCATCGCAAACGAGAGCATCGCGGCAGGGACCCCCATGAGGATGATCCGCATGTACTCCCGGGCCAGGGGGAGCAGTTTCT
Above is a window of uncultured Fretibacterium sp. DNA encoding:
- a CDS encoding MATE family efflux transporter, yielding FALPSIAGMLAGSLYNIVDRMFVGRVVGPEGLAAISVCFPFMLLLISLCFLFGIGALPLISRALGERDPERAELVLGNVVSSVLILSVVLMALGMLETDSLLRLSGADEKLLPLAREYMRIILMGVPAAMLSFAMNFCVQAEGQPLFAMGTQIVGAVSNTILDALFIWGWGWGIAGAAWGTILSQMLSVLWVSSFYWRRRGCLRVRASCCVPRFDILKRILALGFPPCLTEVSFSVFFILFNRSMNTYGGPIAVSALGAFLGWDSLLFLPVIGVGEAVQAIFGYNWGARLPGRVLEALKWALILATGYFVGSVLVVRLFVHEMLLFFTADPGLLALASEGMGIAYAGSVFSGIALIANSFFQGLGRARLSLLLTLSRQFLMLIPAIFILPRFWGVKGVWACFPALDMGGGVLAFFLLLRYYKKLGLDRCDGRGTEPGKSDRERDLAPGEVAER
- a CDS encoding iron-containing alcohol dehydrogenase — protein: MKNFTWWNPTIVLFGRGAVIQLTDQLEAAGIKSVLMLYGGKAIFKNGVYAQVAEALTKKGIAFPELGGVRPNPRIDKVREAVARIKASPVGAIVPVGGGSVFDSAKAIAAGACYDGDPWDFFEGREVERALPIFGVLTASATSSEVNGIAVVSNPEKEAKTSMSSPLLYPRVSAIDPSFQFSLPETQTVYGGIDIMAHVLERVLDGDEGVELVDEQGYALLRSMTRLIPDLLEEPEDYDARAEYAWAGSLAHNGALSCGRATRGDFSSHKLGHSLSLLFDVPHGASLSVMMPAWARYLCKRHPTPFARLAEAVFDVFDGSEEERAVEGIDLLEDFFRSVGAPTTLRELNVEEADIAQLAANASARGNFGVLKSLDANDVLEIYKLAY
- a CDS encoding sodium ion-translocating decarboxylase subunit beta → MELFHGLSALTWQQVVMVGVGLLLIYLATVKEYEPSLLLPMGFGTLLVNIPLSSALTHVVGNGVEVGAISRLFEMGIQTELFPLLVFIAVGAMIDFTPLFQTPVTMIFGLMAQAGIFLTMGLAYATGFFDLREAASIGIIGAADGPTSIYVANRFAPQLLGSISVAAYSYMALVPIIQSPVIRLLTTAAERRIAMPYHEKPVSKRKKVLFPILVTLISGFLVPASAALIGFLMFGNLLRESGVVDRLAKGAQNELANIVTILLGLAISTKMTGEDFLRPMTLGIMGLGLVAFVLDTAAGVVTAKVLNLFLRRKINPMIGAAGISAFPMSSRVIQKMATAEDKNNFILMQAVGANVSGQIGSVLAGGLLMAVLAGL